A genomic region of Rhodococcus pyridinivorans contains the following coding sequences:
- a CDS encoding DNA cytosine methyltransferase, which produces MVGLFAGIGGLELGLGRHGWNTELLCEIEPGAQAVLRTRFPDVPLHPDVTRLRSLPRDTELVAAGFPCQDLSQAGRTAGITGSKSGLVDEVFRLVKRKNGPRWLVVENVPFMLQLGRGAAMRHITDALEELGYMWAYRVVDARAFGLPQRRHRVLMVASRTDDPRTVLFGQDAGMPTEGNPDLFPCGFYWTEGVRGLGWAVNAVPTLKGGSTLGIASPPAVRLPSGEIVTPGLTDAERLQGFDADWTAPAVEAPGVRAGHRWRLVGNAVSVRMASWVGHRLNNPIAYSSDHETPLLPGDTWPTAAWGARGQAFRVHESQWPVQAPYEDLGGFLLDARLLSARATAGFLRRARSGNLRFLPGFLEDVENHLERMGGFPRVAA; this is translated from the coding sequence ATGGTGGGGTTGTTCGCCGGTATCGGCGGACTGGAGCTCGGACTCGGGCGACACGGGTGGAACACCGAACTCCTCTGCGAGATCGAGCCGGGTGCTCAGGCAGTACTACGCACGCGCTTCCCCGACGTTCCGCTCCATCCGGACGTCACGCGTCTCCGCTCTCTTCCCCGCGATACGGAACTGGTCGCCGCAGGTTTCCCGTGCCAGGACCTCTCCCAGGCCGGACGCACGGCCGGCATCACGGGATCGAAGTCCGGGCTGGTCGACGAAGTGTTCCGTCTCGTGAAGCGTAAGAACGGCCCGCGCTGGCTCGTCGTCGAGAACGTTCCCTTCATGCTGCAGCTCGGTCGCGGTGCGGCGATGCGTCACATCACCGACGCTCTCGAGGAGCTCGGCTACATGTGGGCCTACCGCGTCGTCGATGCCCGCGCCTTCGGTCTCCCCCAGCGTCGGCACCGCGTCCTGATGGTTGCCTCTCGTACGGACGATCCCCGCACGGTGTTGTTCGGCCAGGACGCCGGCATGCCCACGGAGGGCAATCCCGATCTGTTCCCCTGCGGCTTCTACTGGACCGAAGGTGTGCGCGGTCTCGGATGGGCAGTCAACGCCGTGCCCACGCTCAAGGGCGGTTCGACGCTCGGTATCGCCAGCCCCCCGGCCGTGCGACTGCCGTCCGGTGAGATCGTCACCCCCGGCCTGACCGACGCGGAGAGACTCCAGGGCTTCGACGCCGACTGGACGGCTCCTGCCGTCGAGGCCCCCGGCGTCCGCGCCGGACACCGGTGGCGTCTGGTCGGCAATGCGGTCAGCGTGCGGATGGCGTCGTGGGTGGGCCACCGTCTGAACAACCCCATTGCGTACAGCTCCGACCACGAGACCCCGCTGCTTCCGGGCGACACCTGGCCGACCGCCGCGTGGGGCGCCCGCGGACAGGCGTTCCGCGTGCACGAGTCGCAGTGGCCCGTTCAAGCTCCCTACGAGGACCTCGGCGGTTTCCTCCTCGACGCCCGTCTGCTGTCGGCGCGGGCGACGGCAGGATTCCTCCGACGCGCACGCTCCGGCAACCTGCGCTTCCTGCCCGGATTCCTCGAGGACGTCGAGAACCACCTCGAACGCATGGGTGGCTTCCCGCGAGTGGCGGCCTGA
- a CDS encoding very short patch repair endonuclease: protein MAASDRPGTDPRTSARMSRQRRRDTVPEVALRKELHRRGRRFFVDRAPLPGMRRRADLVFPRRRVAVYVDGCFWHSCPQHATFPKNNAEWWVAKLAANVQRDRDTDARLQAAGWAVVRVWEHEDPVVAATRVEDALSAPPETDTGPAQG, encoded by the coding sequence ATGGCGGCGTCGGATCGGCCCGGGACGGATCCGCGTACGAGTGCGCGGATGAGCCGGCAACGCCGACGCGACACCGTTCCCGAAGTGGCGTTGCGCAAGGAACTGCATCGCCGGGGGCGGCGGTTCTTCGTCGACCGCGCTCCTCTGCCGGGGATGCGACGCCGGGCCGACCTCGTCTTCCCTCGTCGTCGGGTCGCGGTCTACGTGGACGGCTGCTTCTGGCACAGCTGCCCGCAGCATGCGACGTTCCCGAAGAACAACGCCGAGTGGTGGGTGGCCAAGCTCGCTGCCAACGTGCAGCGCGATCGGGACACCGATGCGCGCTTGCAGGCCGCGGGCTGGGCGGTGGTGCGGGTGTGGGAGCACGAGGATCCCGTCGTCGCCGCGACGCGCGTGGAGGATGCTCTGTCGGCTCCGCCGGAAACGGATACAGGGCCGGCGCAGGGGTGA
- a CDS encoding acyl-CoA dehydrogenase family protein → MDFGLSKEQELLRDSVTKFLAGRYDLAQSRKVATTGEGWQPEVWRAFAEDLGILGATLPEEVGGMGGGPVELMVVSEALGHALVIEPYVDTVVLGGGLLGRAGVDRARSVLEAIAAGEAVTAFAATEPTSGYVFHDVSTTARREGDEWVVDGEKTVITSAPLATHLLVTARTSGERTDTDGISLFLVDFDPTNPPTGVEIHSYRTIDDRRASDIVFSGLRLPADSLLGEEGSAWPSVSRGIDEATAAVSSEAVGLMRKVLTDTVEYAKQRQQFGQPIGSFQALQHRMVDMYMEVEQAVSAVYLAVLHLDSDDATRARAVSAAKATISRAARFVGQNAVQLHGGMGMTEELAVGHYFKRLTAIEYEFGTAEQHVARYAQLTKG, encoded by the coding sequence ATGGACTTCGGTTTGAGCAAGGAGCAGGAGCTCCTTCGTGATTCGGTCACCAAGTTCCTCGCCGGTCGCTACGACCTGGCGCAAAGCCGGAAGGTCGCGACCACCGGCGAAGGTTGGCAACCGGAGGTGTGGCGGGCATTCGCCGAGGATCTCGGAATCCTCGGGGCCACGCTCCCGGAAGAGGTAGGGGGGATGGGCGGCGGACCGGTCGAGTTGATGGTGGTGTCCGAGGCGCTCGGGCACGCACTCGTCATCGAACCGTACGTCGACACGGTCGTCCTCGGGGGCGGGCTGCTCGGTCGTGCAGGGGTCGATCGAGCCCGGTCCGTCCTCGAGGCGATCGCTGCCGGTGAAGCCGTCACGGCGTTCGCCGCGACTGAGCCCACCTCCGGATACGTCTTCCACGACGTGTCCACCACCGCGCGTCGCGAGGGCGACGAGTGGGTCGTCGACGGTGAGAAGACCGTCATCACCAGCGCTCCGCTCGCAACGCACCTGCTCGTCACCGCCCGCACGTCGGGCGAGCGCACCGACACCGACGGCATCTCGCTGTTCCTCGTCGACTTCGACCCCACGAACCCGCCGACCGGTGTGGAGATCCATTCCTACCGCACGATCGACGACCGACGCGCCTCCGACATCGTCTTCTCGGGTCTGCGACTGCCCGCCGACTCGTTGCTCGGCGAGGAGGGCAGCGCATGGCCGTCCGTCTCGCGCGGCATCGACGAGGCGACCGCCGCCGTGTCCTCCGAAGCCGTGGGTCTGATGCGCAAGGTGCTCACCGACACCGTCGAGTACGCCAAGCAGCGTCAGCAGTTCGGTCAGCCCATCGGCAGCTTCCAGGCACTCCAGCACCGCATGGTCGACATGTACATGGAGGTCGAGCAGGCGGTGTCCGCCGTCTACCTGGCCGTTCTTCATCTCGACAGCGACGACGCCACGCGGGCACGCGCGGTCTCGGCCGCGAAGGCGACGATCAGCCGTGCGGCACGCTTCGTCGGCCAGAACGCCGTCCAGCTCCACGGCGGCATGGGCATGACGGAGGAACTCGCCGTCGGGCACTACTTCAAGCGACTGACCGCGATCGAGTACGAGTTCGGCACCGCCGAACAGCACGTCGCCCGGTACGCACAGCTCACGAAGGGCTGA
- a CDS encoding acyl-CoA dehydrogenase family protein: MELAWSEADAAFRDEVRSFLEEKLTPELRRAGRLATSVYSDHEASMEWQRILHERGWAAPAWPVEYGGCDWTQTQHYIFSRESILAGAPNLSPMGIRMVAHAIVAYGTEEQKSYFLPRILTGEVFFCQGYSEPEAGSDLASLSMAAVDDGDDLIVTGSKIWTTHATEANWMFALVRTSKTGRKQQGITFLLIDMTSPGIEIRPLVMTSGEEVQNQVFFDGVRVPKKNVLGKIDDGWTVAKYLLVFERGGAAAAPALQVMAERIAEEAAEQPGPSGGRLIDDPAFSAKLAESRIRTDVLEILEYRTLAALSAGKNPGPASSMLKILGTELSQTITRLTLEAAGPRGRVYQPHITAPGGPVADYVPPADGYVSGEEWQAVAPLRYFNDRAGSIYAGSNEIQRNILAKAALGL; encoded by the coding sequence ATGGAACTTGCGTGGTCAGAGGCCGACGCCGCCTTCAGAGACGAGGTGCGATCGTTTCTCGAGGAGAAGCTGACGCCCGAACTGCGGCGGGCCGGCCGACTCGCGACGAGCGTGTACTCCGACCACGAAGCGAGCATGGAGTGGCAGCGCATCCTCCACGAGCGTGGTTGGGCGGCGCCGGCCTGGCCGGTCGAGTACGGCGGATGCGACTGGACGCAAACGCAGCACTACATCTTCAGCCGCGAGTCGATCCTCGCGGGCGCCCCGAACCTGTCGCCGATGGGCATCCGCATGGTCGCGCATGCGATCGTCGCCTACGGCACCGAAGAACAGAAGAGCTACTTCCTGCCCCGGATCCTCACAGGTGAGGTCTTCTTCTGTCAGGGCTACTCCGAGCCCGAGGCCGGCTCCGACCTCGCGTCGCTCAGCATGGCGGCGGTCGACGACGGCGACGACCTGATCGTCACCGGCAGCAAGATCTGGACCACGCACGCCACCGAGGCGAACTGGATGTTCGCGCTCGTGCGCACGTCGAAGACCGGTCGCAAGCAGCAGGGCATCACCTTCCTGCTCATCGACATGACCTCGCCCGGCATCGAGATCCGCCCTCTGGTCATGACGTCCGGTGAGGAAGTGCAGAACCAGGTCTTCTTCGACGGTGTGCGCGTCCCGAAGAAGAACGTGCTCGGGAAAATCGACGACGGCTGGACCGTCGCGAAATACCTGCTCGTCTTCGAACGCGGGGGAGCGGCGGCAGCGCCGGCCCTGCAGGTCATGGCCGAACGAATCGCCGAGGAGGCCGCCGAACAGCCCGGTCCGTCGGGTGGCAGGCTCATCGACGATCCGGCGTTCTCCGCCAAGCTCGCCGAGTCACGTATCCGCACCGACGTACTCGAGATCCTCGAATACCGCACTCTTGCAGCGTTATCCGCGGGCAAGAACCCCGGCCCCGCGTCGTCGATGCTCAAGATCCTGGGCACCGAACTCAGCCAGACGATCACCCGGCTGACCCTCGAGGCGGCCGGTCCGCGCGGTCGGGTCTACCAGCCGCACATCACCGCGCCCGGTGGTCCGGTGGCCGACTACGTGCCGCCCGCCGACGGTTACGTCAGCGGTGAGGAGTGGCAGGCTGTCGCGCCGCTGCGTTACTTCAACGACCGCGCCGGGTCGATCTACGCCGGCAGCAACGAGATCCAGCGAAACATTCTCGCCAAAGCAGCATTGGGGCTCTGA
- the hisC gene encoding histidinol-phosphate transaminase yields MTPQTRPDLESIPAYVPGRSFPGAVKLASNETTIGPLPSVREAIADAAAGLNRYPDNSATELIAALSERLGVPTEQIAVGCGSVSLCQELVQITCDAGDEVIFAWRSFEAYPIIAAVAGATAVRVPNTADHGHDLKAMLAAITDRTRLIFVCNPNNPTGSLLGKEELAQFLDAVPEHIVVALDEAYFEYVRPEPGEDLADGLELAEGRRNVVVLRTFSKAYGLAGIRVGYAVADPSVVTALSKVHTPFSVNSLAQTAAVASLAAATELLARTEGVVAERERVHAALVEAGYEVPTSAANFLWLPLGERSAAFFEAAAEAGVVLRNFTGEGTRVTIGDPHENDLFLDFATGQGRALAGIG; encoded by the coding sequence GTGACTCCACAGACCCGCCCCGACCTCGAATCGATCCCCGCCTACGTTCCGGGCCGCTCGTTCCCCGGTGCGGTGAAGCTCGCCAGCAACGAGACGACCATCGGTCCGCTCCCCAGCGTCCGGGAGGCGATCGCCGACGCTGCCGCCGGCCTCAACCGCTACCCCGACAACAGCGCGACGGAGCTCATCGCGGCACTGTCGGAACGACTCGGCGTCCCGACCGAGCAGATCGCCGTGGGCTGCGGATCGGTGAGCCTGTGCCAGGAGCTCGTGCAGATCACGTGCGATGCGGGCGACGAGGTGATCTTCGCGTGGCGGTCGTTCGAGGCGTACCCGATCATCGCGGCCGTCGCCGGCGCGACCGCCGTGCGCGTCCCGAACACCGCGGACCACGGTCACGACCTGAAGGCCATGCTCGCCGCGATCACCGACCGCACGCGGCTGATCTTCGTGTGCAATCCCAACAATCCCACCGGGTCGCTGCTGGGCAAGGAGGAGCTCGCGCAGTTCCTCGACGCCGTCCCCGAGCACATCGTCGTCGCCCTCGACGAGGCGTACTTCGAGTACGTCCGCCCCGAGCCCGGTGAGGATCTGGCCGACGGTCTCGAGCTCGCGGAGGGTCGCCGCAACGTCGTCGTGCTCCGCACCTTCTCCAAGGCCTACGGTCTCGCCGGTATCCGCGTCGGATACGCGGTCGCCGACCCGTCCGTCGTGACGGCGCTGAGCAAGGTCCACACCCCATTCTCCGTGAACTCGCTCGCCCAGACGGCTGCCGTGGCCTCGCTCGCCGCCGCGACCGAGTTGCTCGCGCGCACCGAGGGCGTCGTCGCCGAGCGGGAACGGGTCCACGCGGCACTCGTCGAGGCCGGCTACGAGGTGCCCACGAGTGCCGCGAACTTCCTCTGGCTGCCGCTGGGTGAACGCTCCGCCGCGTTCTTCGAAGCCGCAGCGGAGGCAGGCGTGGTGCTCCGCAACTTCACGGGCGAGGGCACCCGGGTGACGATCGGCGACCCGCATGAGAACGACCTCTTCCTCGACTTCGCAACCGGGCAGGGACGGGCACTCGCCGGCATCGGCTGA
- a CDS encoding bifunctional metallophosphatase/5'-nucleotidase: MGAGKVRRALSACAVVGSLVAFGGAAPAGAAPTSTIPSNAVPLRVIAFGDLHGNLLPPQGLHGEVVRSDGVSVPAGGAAYLAAYVRQLREQADNSVLYAVGDTWGSSPLESGLFHDEPTIALLDELDLTAATLGNHELDRGYAELERLRDGGCHPKEGCLYTEPFEGANFPILGANLTTTDGTPAALPYSIDYVDGLPVGVIGVVPSNTPDIIRPDAIAGLQFEDEIAAVNRTADILGALGVRSIVVLYKGDIGAIDGDDPCPSGDDGAAAIATSVSPDVDLIVTSDGDRHFNCTYTDPAGRPRTVVQGASHGRILSVADLVIDRQSREVLRDRTVVFTQVVTHDIDPDPTTLEFVDRAVEKSAEVANRSIARIGSDVTRSESPSGESALGNLVADAQLAATRHLGAQIALMNPGGLRGDLLAGDGTVSYRETYAVQPFGSMLQVLDLTGAQLDVLLEQQFQDSPVGSEVERILAPSHNLTYTLDRLAPRGERIRSITIDGEAVDPERVYKVVMNNFLAGGGDGFTVCTEARGLVGAGKDLDALNNYLATRSRVEPPAVGRIRLH; encoded by the coding sequence ATGGGGGCAGGCAAGGTGCGGCGCGCCCTGTCGGCCTGCGCAGTCGTCGGCTCACTGGTCGCCTTCGGTGGTGCGGCACCTGCCGGAGCCGCGCCGACGAGCACAATCCCCTCGAACGCCGTCCCGCTCCGGGTGATCGCATTCGGCGACCTGCACGGAAATCTGCTGCCCCCGCAGGGACTGCACGGCGAGGTCGTCCGGTCGGACGGCGTCTCGGTCCCCGCGGGGGGTGCGGCCTATCTCGCCGCCTACGTCCGGCAGCTCAGGGAACAGGCCGACAACTCCGTGCTCTACGCCGTGGGCGATACGTGGGGTTCGTCGCCGCTCGAGTCGGGCCTGTTCCACGACGAGCCGACCATCGCCCTGCTCGACGAACTCGATCTCACCGCCGCGACCCTCGGCAACCACGAACTCGACCGCGGCTACGCCGAACTCGAGCGACTGCGGGACGGCGGTTGCCACCCGAAGGAAGGGTGCCTCTACACCGAACCGTTCGAGGGCGCGAACTTCCCGATCCTCGGCGCCAACCTCACCACGACGGACGGCACACCGGCCGCACTCCCCTACAGCATCGACTACGTCGACGGACTGCCCGTGGGCGTCATCGGTGTCGTGCCGAGCAACACCCCCGACATCATCCGGCCCGACGCGATCGCGGGACTGCAGTTCGAGGACGAGATCGCCGCTGTCAACCGCACCGCCGACATCCTCGGTGCGCTCGGCGTCCGTTCGATCGTGGTGCTCTACAAGGGCGACATCGGGGCCATCGACGGCGACGATCCGTGTCCGAGCGGGGACGACGGAGCGGCGGCGATCGCGACGTCCGTCTCCCCCGACGTGGACCTCATCGTCACCTCCGACGGCGACCGGCACTTCAACTGCACCTACACCGACCCGGCGGGCAGGCCGCGCACCGTCGTGCAGGGTGCTTCGCACGGGCGCATCCTGTCGGTCGCCGACCTCGTCATCGACCGGCAGAGCCGGGAGGTGCTGCGCGACCGAACCGTCGTGTTCACGCAGGTCGTCACGCACGACATCGATCCGGATCCGACCACTCTCGAGTTCGTCGACCGGGCAGTCGAGAAGTCGGCGGAGGTCGCGAACCGGTCCATCGCGCGCATCGGCTCCGACGTCACGCGCAGCGAGAGCCCGAGCGGAGAGTCGGCGCTGGGCAATCTGGTGGCCGACGCACAACTCGCGGCGACGCGGCATCTCGGCGCGCAGATCGCGCTGATGAACCCCGGCGGACTCCGCGGCGACCTCCTCGCCGGCGACGGCACCGTCTCGTACCGGGAGACCTACGCCGTGCAGCCCTTCGGGAGCATGCTGCAGGTGCTCGACCTCACCGGAGCCCAACTCGACGTGCTGCTCGAGCAGCAGTTTCAGGACAGCCCGGTCGGCTCGGAGGTCGAACGCATCCTGGCGCCCTCACACAATCTGACCTACACGCTCGACCGCCTGGCGCCGCGCGGCGAACGGATCCGTTCGATCACGATCGACGGCGAGGCCGTCGACCCCGAGCGTGTGTACAAGGTCGTGATGAACAACTTCCTGGCCGGCGGCGGAGACGGTTTCACCGTGTGTACGGAAGCGCGCGGACTGGTCGGCGCGGGCAAGGATCTCGACGCCCTCAACAACTATCTGGCGACCCGCTCACGCGTGGAGCCGCCGGCCGTCGGCCGCATCCGCCTCCACTGA
- a CDS encoding alpha/beta hydrolase, with protein MVKRRAAAVAVALMVPVSGTTIAHAQPIHAQPAHVQPVSARIDHVERVGDRQTKLFVHSAAMNRVVPVQVLHPASAGPRPTLYLLDGVSAGEESEFRESTWTQRTDIAEFFADKNTNVVLPVGGTASYYTDWNNPDPVLGINKWETFLTEELPPLIDAEFDGNGTNAVAGLSMGATGAMSLITRNPDLYQGVAALSGCYDISSDRSRDTVRGTVAYKGGNPDNMWGPPDDARWEEHDSYLLAEKLRGKEVFLSTGNGLLGPHDLGAGQDVLTVGAPLEIGTFVCTVTYDRRLRELGIPAQVVYRPWGTHSWGYWQDDIKAAWPTLADALRLR; from the coding sequence ATGGTGAAGAGACGCGCGGCGGCTGTAGCGGTGGCCCTGATGGTGCCGGTCTCCGGCACGACGATCGCCCATGCCCAACCGATCCATGCACAACCGGCGCACGTGCAGCCGGTGTCGGCCAGGATCGACCATGTCGAGCGGGTCGGCGACAGGCAGACGAAGCTGTTCGTCCACTCGGCCGCGATGAACCGGGTCGTGCCGGTGCAGGTGCTGCACCCGGCCTCGGCGGGGCCGCGCCCCACCCTCTACCTGCTCGACGGCGTCAGCGCCGGCGAGGAGTCCGAGTTCCGCGAGAGCACGTGGACCCAACGCACCGACATCGCGGAGTTCTTCGCCGACAAGAACACCAACGTCGTCCTTCCCGTGGGTGGCACCGCGAGCTACTACACCGACTGGAACAACCCCGACCCCGTGCTCGGGATCAACAAGTGGGAGACCTTCCTGACCGAGGAACTACCCCCGCTGATCGACGCCGAGTTCGACGGCAACGGCACCAACGCCGTCGCGGGCCTGTCGATGGGCGCCACCGGGGCGATGTCCCTGATCACCCGCAATCCCGACCTCTACCAGGGAGTCGCGGCGCTCAGCGGTTGCTACGACATCTCCAGCGACCGCTCCCGCGACACCGTCCGCGGAACCGTCGCGTACAAGGGCGGCAACCCCGACAACATGTGGGGACCGCCCGACGACGCCCGATGGGAGGAGCACGACTCCTACCTGCTCGCCGAGAAGCTGCGCGGCAAGGAGGTCTTCCTCAGCACCGGCAACGGCCTGCTCGGCCCGCACGATCTCGGCGCCGGTCAGGACGTGCTCACCGTCGGCGCGCCGCTCGAGATCGGCACCTTCGTGTGCACCGTCACCTACGACCGTCGCCTCCGCGAACTCGGTATCCCCGCGCAGGTCGTCTACCGCCCGTGGGGCACGCATTCGTGGGGCTACTGGCAGGACGACATCAAGGCCGCGTGGCCGACCCTCGCCGACGCACTCCGACTCCGCTGA
- a CDS encoding NAD(P)/FAD-dependent oxidoreductase, with the protein MTDTLDKPTTSGTATPDERVDAWLQAFETALAQRDVDAAAGLFGTDSFWRDLVAFTWNLKTVEGREGVSDMLHARLADTDPSGFRTTEPASDDDGVLSAWIAFETAVGRGVGHLRLKRDEESGQDRAFTLLTTMQELKGYEENKGTRRPRGTKHGADKQRVTWSEQREIEERELGYTRQPYIVIIGGGQGGIALGARMRQLGVPAIVLDKHDRPGDQWRSRYKSLCLHDPVWYDHLPYMPFPDNWPVFAPKDKIADWLEMYTKVMEVPYWSKSECTSASYDEATGEWTVNVLRDGEPVVLRPKQLVIATGMSGKPNIPDFPGMDLFRGEQHHSSAHPGPDAYAGKKAVVIGANNSAHDICGALWEVGADVTMVQRSSTHIVRSDSLMDLGLGDLYSERALAAGVTTQKADLTFASLPYRIMHEFQIPIYEKIRERDAEFYDRLEKAGFQHDWGDDGSGLFMKYLRRASGYYIDVGASELVANGDIKLAHGNVRELTETSVILEDGTELEADLVVYATGYGSMNGWVADLISQEVADKVGKCWGLGSDTTKDPGPWEGEQRNMWKPTQQDGLWFHGGNLHQSRHYSLYLALQLKARYEGLPTPVYGLQEVHHLR; encoded by the coding sequence ATGACCGACACCCTCGACAAGCCCACGACCTCCGGCACCGCGACGCCCGACGAACGCGTCGACGCCTGGTTGCAAGCTTTCGAAACCGCCCTCGCACAGCGCGATGTCGACGCCGCTGCGGGCCTGTTCGGCACCGATTCCTTCTGGCGCGACCTGGTCGCCTTCACCTGGAACCTCAAGACCGTCGAGGGACGCGAGGGCGTCTCGGACATGCTGCACGCGCGACTCGCCGACACCGATCCCAGCGGCTTCCGCACCACCGAACCAGCGAGCGACGACGACGGCGTACTCAGCGCCTGGATCGCGTTCGAGACCGCGGTCGGTCGCGGCGTCGGCCACCTGCGTCTCAAGCGCGACGAGGAGAGCGGCCAGGACCGCGCCTTCACGCTGCTGACCACGATGCAGGAGCTGAAGGGATACGAGGAGAACAAGGGCACGCGTCGTCCCCGCGGCACGAAGCACGGCGCCGACAAGCAGAGGGTCACGTGGTCGGAGCAGCGCGAGATCGAGGAACGCGAACTCGGTTACACGCGTCAGCCCTACATCGTGATCATCGGTGGTGGTCAGGGCGGTATCGCGCTCGGTGCGCGCATGCGTCAGCTCGGTGTTCCCGCAATCGTGCTCGACAAGCACGACCGTCCCGGCGACCAGTGGCGCAGCCGCTACAAGTCGCTGTGTCTGCACGACCCCGTCTGGTACGACCACCTGCCGTACATGCCGTTCCCCGACAACTGGCCGGTCTTCGCGCCCAAGGACAAGATCGCGGACTGGCTCGAGATGTACACGAAGGTGATGGAGGTCCCCTACTGGTCGAAGTCGGAGTGCACCTCCGCGAGCTACGACGAGGCAACGGGCGAATGGACCGTCAACGTCCTGCGCGACGGCGAACCGGTGGTCCTCCGGCCGAAGCAACTCGTCATCGCGACCGGCATGTCGGGTAAGCCGAACATCCCCGACTTCCCCGGCATGGACCTGTTCCGCGGCGAGCAGCACCACTCGAGCGCCCACCCGGGTCCGGACGCCTACGCCGGCAAGAAGGCCGTCGTGATCGGTGCCAACAACAGTGCCCACGACATCTGCGGTGCCCTGTGGGAGGTGGGCGCCGACGTCACCATGGTGCAGCGCTCGTCGACGCACATCGTCCGGTCCGATTCGCTGATGGATCTCGGTCTCGGCGACCTGTACTCCGAGCGGGCCCTCGCCGCCGGCGTCACCACCCAGAAGGCCGACCTGACCTTCGCGTCCCTGCCGTACCGGATCATGCACGAGTTCCAGATCCCCATCTACGAGAAGATCCGCGAACGCGACGCCGAGTTCTACGACCGGCTCGAGAAGGCGGGCTTCCAGCACGACTGGGGTGACGACGGTTCGGGCCTGTTCATGAAGTACCTGCGTCGCGCATCCGGCTACTACATCGATGTCGGTGCCTCGGAACTCGTCGCGAACGGCGACATCAAGCTCGCCCACGGCAACGTCCGCGAACTCACCGAGACGTCGGTGATCCTCGAGGACGGCACCGAACTCGAGGCCGATCTCGTCGTCTACGCGACCGGCTACGGCTCGATGAACGGCTGGGTCGCCGACCTGATCTCGCAGGAGGTCGCCGACAAGGTGGGCAAGTGCTGGGGCCTGGGCTCCGACACCACCAAGGACCCCGGCCCCTGGGAGGGTGAGCAGCGCAACATGTGGAAGCCCACGCAGCAGGACGGCCTGTGGTTCCACGGCGGCAACCTGCACCAGTCGCGGCACTACTCGCTCTACTTGGCGCTGCAACTCAAGGCGCGCTACGAGGGCCTCCCGACCCCGGTCTACGGGTTGCAGGAGGTGCACCACCTCCGCTGA